The DNA window GACTAATCAAGTAGAAATTTCTTTGACGGAAACCAAAGCTTTTTATGATGGAACGATTGACCAAATGATGATGAAAAAGTTGCAACCTATGGCTTGGAGTGTGATGGGAAGTTATTTTGCGGAAGATTCTGAAAGAACAGCGAGAATAAAATCTGTTTTGGGTGATTTGTCTAAAAAATATAATGCAGACGAAGCACAACTATTGGTGGCGTTTCTTCTAAAACATCCTGCTAAAATTTTACCGATTATAGGAACATCTAAAGCGGAAAGCATAAAATCTCTTAGAAAATCTCTGGATATAAATTTAACAATAGAAGATTGGTTTAGCCTTTTAGAAGCCAGTTTGGGGCATAAAGTGCCTTAGAATTAGGTAGAGGTAAAGGTAAATGTAAAGGTTGAGTAGTTTTTTTGAGGTTGAGTGGTGTTTTATAACGTGAGTTTGCGTGAGTGCGAAGCGATTTGTCTGAGCTCTCCCGAAAATTTATTTTCGGGAAGCGAGTGAGCGTAGAACGACCTATTTCACAGGGGTTTAGGCTTTTGGGAATAGGGCACGCCAAAATAAAAATTGTTTATGTCATTTATTGTTGTATCTTGCGAAAGATTTCTTATAAATGTTTTTCAAAATAATGTTCATTCGTTTTTTGTCATCTTTTATAATTCAATCATTTAGGACAATTTTAATTTAATTTTTTTTAACAATGAACATTTTTGTTTCAAACATCAATTACGTAACTAAAGATTATCAGTTACAAGATTTATTTTCAGAATTTGGCGAAGTTACTTCGTGCAAAATTATTACAGACAAAGAAACAGGTAGAAGTAGAGGATTCGGATTCGTAGAAATGAGTGATGAAGAAGGTCAACAAGCAGTTGAAGCTCTTAACGGTAAAGAATTTAACGGAAAAGAACTTAATGTTTCTGAAGCGAAACCAAGAGAAGAAAAACCAAGAAGAAGTTTCGATAACAACAGAGGTGGTGGTTACGGAAACAGAGGTGGTTACGGAAATAACAGAGGTGGAAACGATAGAGGTGGAAGCCGTTGGTAAACAATCTTTTTTCAAAGAAAAAAATGAAGCGACTCAGGAATGAGTCGCTTTTTTATTGAGGTAAATAGGAATTATTTTTTCTTGACTAAAATGACCATGTCTCTCACAGAAATATTATCTTTTTTGTTGACTTTATTGTTGATGATTTCTGAAAAATATACTTTTAAATGATACTGGTGCAAATCAAATTCTGTAGAGATTTCTTCCAATGGAGTACTGAGTTGGTCTGCATTATCTTTTTCTAATTGTTTTTTGAGAAATGGAGTTAAATCATAAGATTTAGTAACTTTAGTAGGTGATTCTAAATCAATGATATATCCTGAGAAAATATAACCATCTTTAATTGGTTTTGTCTTTAGCATATAATCGTCTAATTGTTCTTCATTTTGAATATCAATATTGCTGAAAACAATAAGTTTTTCGTAGTTCTGAATATCATAATTTCTTTTGTTAGAAAATACACCTTGATAATCGCTTTTGTAAGCATTAACTTCTTTCGATTTAATGATGTTTTGGAAAGAAATTCTTATTTCTGAGTTCACCATATATCTTTCTTTTTCTAATATTTTTTTGAATTTAGAAAGATGAGTTTTTGGGATAAAACTCAGTAGAAATGCTTGTTGTTTTCTTTCGTTCAGAAATTGAAATTTATTTGCAACTTCAGTTGCTACTGAATCTTGAATCGCTTTTTCAAAATTAATTTTTCCTTTTTCTAAAAGTTGGTTTTTGGTTAGAATCTGTTGTAATTCTGTTTTTTGACTTCTTTTAGCGGTAGAAAAAGCATTAACATAAGGAAAAATCAATGCAAATACACCGAAGATAAACAGTGAAATCGGTACAAATTTAATGGTCGCTTTTTTGTAAAAAATAAAATAAAAAACTACTGTGGTAAGCCAAATTGCCAATAGCAAAACGAAATATCTCGGTTCTGTATAACCATATTCTAAAATTCTAGTAAAAATCGCTACAAAAAGTAAAACCAATAATGGAATAAGCGTGTAATAGAAAATTTTGGAGAAAACTTTTACCCAAGATTTTGCAGATTCTTCTTTCAGAGGATGAACCAAAAGCAATGCTAAAATTCCGACCACTGAATAAATTAAAATAAGATAAGAAACCCAGCCTCGTGGTAATTCCCAGTTAATCAATATTTTACCAGCGTAAAAATATAAAATGGTTACATAAATTAATAATAGCGGAATAAGAACAAACTGTGTGAAAAATTTCAGAATTTGAGGGTAGTTTCCGTCTTTTTCGAGTTGAAAAATTCCTTTGTCGTTAAAAATTAGAAAAATGAAAGTGCTTCCTGAAATGGCTAAAAATAGTATGGTTTTAGGGTAAAGATTGTTGTTAAAATTGAAGTCAAATAATTTGTCAACCGCCAAAATCGCTAAAACAACTCCCAAAACCAAAACGCCTGTGAAAACGGCGGTTAAAAAAATGTTAATGAATAAATTTTTATTGAATTGCCAAAAATTAAGTTCTGGTTTTTTATTCAAAAATCCTGAAAATGAAACGAATAAGTGTGATAAAATGACCAGCGCAAAAATCACGAAGCCATTTACTTCTGTAAATTGCTTTTCGGAGTTTGGTAAATAAAAATAAAACCAAACCAAAAATGCTGCTCCCAAAATTTCTAAAAGAAAACCTTTGCCAATTCTTTGAGAGAGCATTTTAATACCAAACATTAGCGAAATTCCCAAACATCCGGCAAAAGCTAATTTGGTTACTAAAAATTGATTGTCTTGATGGTCAATTTCTATTGCAACAACCGCAGAAATAGCTGCAATAAGCGCTGCGGTAAGAACCATAGGATATCTTAAAATAATATCATCGGTTTTTCCCCAGATTTCTTTAAATTTTGTAATCATGATGTATGCTTTGAAGTTGGAAAAAGGGTGTTCTATTTCATAAACTTCTCACATTTACATCCATTATCCAACAGAATTATTTTTTCTTTTTCTTTTTCTTCTTTTTGTCTTTTTCCTTTTCTTTTTCAGGCATAGATAGTTGAACCATCCCTTCGTTCATTAAGTCCACTAACAAAGCATTAGGATTATTATCGTAAAAATTTAGAATGAAGTTTTTTAACAGTGTTTTTTTATAATTTTCTTGAGTTACAGAGATTTCATATTTATGAATTCTTCCTTCAGAAGCAGGTTTTAGATAGTTTTTGGTAACCAAATTTTTCAAAAAAGTAGAAACGGTGTTTTGGTGTGGTTTTGGCTCTGGAAAAGCTAGCATAATGTCTTTAAGATAAGTAGGGCCAAGTTTCCAAATGATTTTCATGACTTGTTCTTCGCCAGAAGTCAAGGATTTAAGATTTTCCATATTCTTGAAATTGAGTTATAAATGTAGTGAAAAATTTAAGTTTATAGAAATGTCTGAATATTAAAATATAAGTAAGCTAAAGAAACCACTGTTGCGATAAATGCTCCCATTATCACTTCTTTCGGCGTGTGTCTTTTCAGAATAATTCTAGAAATGGCTACAAATGATGTAAGAACGAACCAAATAATGCCCAAAATAGGATTCAAAGAAAAGAATAGCGCTGTTACAAAAACATTAAAAGCGGTGTGCATAGAACTTTTGATGAAAAAATTACTGATGTGCATAATCAGCATGAGAATGAATAAAAAAACAATGATGAAAAGCAAATCTGTTCTTTGCTTTGTGAAATACAAAACCCCTGTATAAATTGCAATGACTATAAAATTAAATAGATAAAGGCCGTTTCTCTGTTTTCGGTCAGACACATCCATGTTGGTGTAGTTTCCTTTTTTTACATTCCAGCCAATCCATGAAAAAATAGGAATAACTACTAACGCAATCATCAATAAAATATTGAATAAAGATTCTTCCCAAGTCATTTTTACGTATGCAAAACAAATAAAGAAGATTAACAGTGAAAAAAGTGGATTGAGTAGGTTAGAAATTACTTTAGAAAGGAATACAACAGCAGAAAAATTTTTCTTAGACATGGATTTATAAATGTTTTTTCAAAAATATAATATTTAAAGAAACAAATATCATCATTATTTGTGACATAAGTTTTCTTATAAACAAAAGAATTTTACTATTTTTGCATATTATTCAGAAAAATGCTCTTTAAAGGCATTTTAAATTTTGAAAAATCAACAAATTAAAACTTATCAATGAAAGAGTTTTCTAAAGAAGTTTATTTGCAATGGTATGCAGATATGACAATGTGGAGAAGGTTTGAAGACAAATGCCGTTCTCTTTATCTAAAACAAAAAATTAGAGGTTTTTTACACTTATACAATGGCCAAGAAGCTATTCCTGCAGGATTTGTACACGCGATGGATCTTACTAAAGATGCTATGATTACAGCATACAGATGTCATGTTCATCCTATGGCAATGGGAGTAGACCCTAAGAGAATTATGGCTGAATTGTGCGGTAAAGCTACGGGAACTTCTAACGGACTAGGTGGTTCTATGCACATTTTCTCAAAAGAGCATAGATTCTACGGAGGTCACGGAATTGTAGGTGGTCAGATTCCATTAGGAGCTGGTATTGCATTTGCAGATAAGTATTTTGAAAGAGGTGGAGTTACCATTTGTTATTTTGGTGATGGAGCTGTAAGACAGGGTGCTTTACACGAAACTTTTAACATGGCAATGAACTGGAAACTTCCAGTAGTTTTCGTGGTAGAAAATAACCAATATGCAATGGGAACATCAGTTTCTAGAACTGCAAACCACGAAGATATCTACAAGTTAGGTTTAGGTTATGAAATGCCTTGTATGCCTGTAGATGCTATGGATCCAGAAAAAGTAGCAGAAGTAGCTTACGAAGCTGTGGAAAGAGCAAGAAGAGGAGACGGGCCTACTTTCATAGAAGCTAGAACTTACAGATTCAGAGGTCACTCTATGTCAGATGCTGAACCTTATAGAACTAAAGAAGAAGTAGCTCTTAAAAAAGAAGAAGACCCAATCGTTTTAGTTAAAAACAGAATTTTAGAAAACAAATGGGCTACTGAAGAAGAATTAGCAACTATCGAAGAAAAATCTAAAATGTTTGTAGAAGAATGTGAAGCTTTTGCAGAAGAATCTCCATATCCAAGTGCAGAAAAAGTTTATGAATATGTTTATTCTGAACCAAACTATCCATTCTTAGATAAATTAGAAAATTAATTTTAAATTCATTTGAAATTTGAAATTTGAGTTTGAAATTCTTTGAGTTTTAAATCTCGAATCTCGAATCTCGAATCTCAAATCAATATAAAAATTATGGCTGAAGTAATTACAATGCCCAGACTTTCTGATACAATGACCGAGGGAAAAGTATCAAAATGGCATAAAAAAGTAGGTGATACAGTAAAAGAAGGCGATGTTTTAGCCGAAATCGAAACAGATAAAGCCGTTCAAGATTTTGAATCAGAATTTAACGGTACTCTTTTATACATTGGTACAGAAGAAGGAAATAATTCTCCTGTAGATAGCGTTTTAGCAATTATAGGAAATGCCGGAGAAGATATTTCTGGTTTAGTTTCAGGAGGTAATTCTGCTCCTCAAACAGAAGAAAAGAAAGAAGAAGTTGCAGTTTCTGCACCAGAAGTTTCGGCTGTTTCAGCAGAAATTCCTGCAGGTGTAGAAGTAATTACTATGCCTAGACTTTCTGATACCATGACTGAAGGAAAAGTAGCTAAATGGCACAAAAATGTAGGAGATGATGTAAAAGAAGGGGATATTCTTGCAGAAATCGAAACAGATAAAGCGGTTCAAGATTTTGAATCAGAATTTAAAGGAACGCTTCTTTACCAAGGAGTTTCAGAAGGAAACGCAACAAATGTTGATGAAATTTTAGCCATTATTGGCCCTGCTGGAACAGATGTTTCTGCAATTGTTGCAGGTGGTGGAAAAGTTGCTGCTCCAGTTGCTACAGAAGCTCCAAAAACAGAATCTGTACCAGCAGTAAATGCTACAGTTTCTACTACAACTTCTACTGGCGGAAGAATTAATATCTCTCCTTTAGCTAAAAAAATGGCTTCAGAAAAAGGAATTGATATTTCAACCGTTAAAGGAAGTGGAGACAACGGAAGAATCGTTAAAAAAGATATTGAAAATTATCAACCAAGTGCAGCTCCAGTTCAGCAAACTGCTGCGGTTTCTACAAGTGTAGCTTCTGCTCCTGCTGCTCAAGTGGCTATGAATTTCGTAGCAGGTGAAACTACAGAAACCGTAAACTCTCAAGTAAGAAATGTAATCGCAAAAAGACTTTCTGAAAGTAAATTTACTGCGCCTCACTATTATTTAATGGTAGAAATCAATATGGATAAAGCTATCGAAGCTAGAAAAGAGTTGAATAGTTTACCAGATACTAAGGTTTCTTTCAATGATATGGTGATTAAAGCTACTGCTTTAGCATTGAGAAAACACCCACAAGTAAATTCTTCTTGGGCAGGTGATAAAATCATTCACCACGGAAATATCAACGTAGGTGTAGCAGTTGCAATTCCAGATGGTTTAGTAGTTCCAGTTCTTAAAAATGCAGATTATATGAATTATAATCAAATTTCTGCATCTGTAAAAGATATGGCTTCTAGAGCTAAATCAAAAGGTCTTAAAGCGAATGAAATGGAAGGTTCTACTTTCTCTATCTCTAACCTTGGTATGTTTGGAATCGAAACCTTTACTTCGATTATTAACCAACCGAATTCTTGTATTCTTTCAGTAGGTGCAATTATTGAAAAACCAGTGGTTAAAAACGGTCAAATCGTGGTAGGAAATACTATGAAACTTTCTTTAGCTTGTGACCATAGAGTAGTAGATGGCGCTACAGGTGCACAATTCTTACAAACTCTTAAAACTTATTTAGAAAGTCCGTTGACTATGTTACTGTAAAATTTTAAAATTTTATATATCTAAAATCCTTTCATTTTTGAAAGGATTTTTTTATTTTGGCGTATCTTGTTGTAAAATCCATTGCAATTCCCAAGTTATTTTATAAAAAGACCGTGCTTTTCGCTGCAAATTAAGGAACGAAATTCGCCAATTCCTTTCAAAATATTAAAAATATTATTGGCAATTCCTCATTCATTTACGCTCGCTTCGCTCGCGCCATTTCATTGCGGGATTTAAGCTACAATCACTTACGCGAAAGTATTTTTTTATTAAATCTTTCATTTTCATTTCTCTTTGAAATTATAAAAGCATCCATATTTTAAAAATTTTAAAAAATCTAAAATCTAAAATCTAAAATCTAAAATCAATTTACTATTTTTGAAGTATGATTAAAGCGAAAAATATTCACAAATCTTACGGTGATTTAGAAGTTCTAAAAGGAGTGGACTTAGAAATAAAAACAGGCGAAATTGTTTCCATTGTTGGAGAATCAGGAGCTGGTAAATCTACTTTGCTACACATTCTGGGAACTTTAGATTTGCCTTCTCATATAGATAAATACGGAAC is part of the Cloacibacterium normanense genome and encodes:
- a CDS encoding RNA recognition motif domain-containing protein, with product MNIFVSNINYVTKDYQLQDLFSEFGEVTSCKIITDKETGRSRGFGFVEMSDEEGQQAVEALNGKEFNGKELNVSEAKPREEKPRRSFDNNRGGGYGNRGGYGNNRGGNDRGGSRW
- a CDS encoding DUF4153 domain-containing protein translates to MITKFKEIWGKTDDIILRYPMVLTAALIAAISAVVAIEIDHQDNQFLVTKLAFAGCLGISLMFGIKMLSQRIGKGFLLEILGAAFLVWFYFYLPNSEKQFTEVNGFVIFALVILSHLFVSFSGFLNKKPELNFWQFNKNLFINIFLTAVFTGVLVLGVVLAILAVDKLFDFNFNNNLYPKTILFLAISGSTFIFLIFNDKGIFQLEKDGNYPQILKFFTQFVLIPLLLIYVTILYFYAGKILINWELPRGWVSYLILIYSVVGILALLLVHPLKEESAKSWVKVFSKIFYYTLIPLLVLLFVAIFTRILEYGYTEPRYFVLLLAIWLTTVVFYFIFYKKATIKFVPISLFIFGVFALIFPYVNAFSTAKRSQKTELQQILTKNQLLEKGKINFEKAIQDSVATEVANKFQFLNERKQQAFLLSFIPKTHLSKFKKILEKERYMVNSEIRISFQNIIKSKEVNAYKSDYQGVFSNKRNYDIQNYEKLIVFSNIDIQNEEQLDDYMLKTKPIKDGYIFSGYIIDLESPTKVTKSYDLTPFLKKQLEKDNADQLSTPLEEISTEFDLHQYHLKVYFSEIINNKVNKKDNISVRDMVILVKKK
- a CDS encoding BlaI/MecI/CopY family transcriptional regulator — protein: MENLKSLTSGEEQVMKIIWKLGPTYLKDIMLAFPEPKPHQNTVSTFLKNLVTKNYLKPASEGRIHKYEISVTQENYKKTLLKNFILNFYDNNPNALLVDLMNEGMVQLSMPEKEKEKDKKKKKKKKK
- a CDS encoding phosphatase PAP2 family protein → MSKKNFSAVVFLSKVISNLLNPLFSLLIFFICFAYVKMTWEESLFNILLMIALVVIPIFSWIGWNVKKGNYTNMDVSDRKQRNGLYLFNFIVIAIYTGVLYFTKQRTDLLFIIVFLFILMLIMHISNFFIKSSMHTAFNVFVTALFFSLNPILGIIWFVLTSFVAISRIILKRHTPKEVIMGAFIATVVSLAYLYFNIQTFL
- the pdhA gene encoding pyruvate dehydrogenase (acetyl-transferring) E1 component subunit alpha, translated to MKEFSKEVYLQWYADMTMWRRFEDKCRSLYLKQKIRGFLHLYNGQEAIPAGFVHAMDLTKDAMITAYRCHVHPMAMGVDPKRIMAELCGKATGTSNGLGGSMHIFSKEHRFYGGHGIVGGQIPLGAGIAFADKYFERGGVTICYFGDGAVRQGALHETFNMAMNWKLPVVFVVENNQYAMGTSVSRTANHEDIYKLGLGYEMPCMPVDAMDPEKVAEVAYEAVERARRGDGPTFIEARTYRFRGHSMSDAEPYRTKEEVALKKEEDPIVLVKNRILENKWATEEELATIEEKSKMFVEECEAFAEESPYPSAEKVYEYVYSEPNYPFLDKLEN
- a CDS encoding pyruvate dehydrogenase complex dihydrolipoamide acetyltransferase, producing MAEVITMPRLSDTMTEGKVSKWHKKVGDTVKEGDVLAEIETDKAVQDFESEFNGTLLYIGTEEGNNSPVDSVLAIIGNAGEDISGLVSGGNSAPQTEEKKEEVAVSAPEVSAVSAEIPAGVEVITMPRLSDTMTEGKVAKWHKNVGDDVKEGDILAEIETDKAVQDFESEFKGTLLYQGVSEGNATNVDEILAIIGPAGTDVSAIVAGGGKVAAPVATEAPKTESVPAVNATVSTTTSTGGRINISPLAKKMASEKGIDISTVKGSGDNGRIVKKDIENYQPSAAPVQQTAAVSTSVASAPAAQVAMNFVAGETTETVNSQVRNVIAKRLSESKFTAPHYYLMVEINMDKAIEARKELNSLPDTKVSFNDMVIKATALALRKHPQVNSSWAGDKIIHHGNINVGVAVAIPDGLVVPVLKNADYMNYNQISASVKDMASRAKSKGLKANEMEGSTFSISNLGMFGIETFTSIINQPNSCILSVGAIIEKPVVKNGQIVVGNTMKLSLACDHRVVDGATGAQFLQTLKTYLESPLTMLL